In the Flavobacterium sp. J372 genome, one interval contains:
- a CDS encoding T9SS type B sorting domain-containing protein, with translation MPDIANPVGQTTTTSVTGLAPGNYYVTATQNLPGGVITATGQARIRDNTQLAATIINTTQLCIGEGGGSFTVNVTSGEAATYEIFWGPTIRPPQTSSLFENLAQGFYGVKITDICGNEVELYPTVAPGTVFSVGLLQVLPIFNSCNEVLTRLAIGSNPNDGNAPIAYPITVKYTIHNGSSDTVIDQVITSGDQWYLEVFQPLPFVSFDQLVDVDVMVYHPCGQREYTAFGSPPGQVPIAIPKIQATGGYGLAGCAQKFLKVNVANFSPPYTINFSTAPAGFNPSAANAQYPGPYTETNIQFGSEAMPVPVGPYTAVITDACGQSRDVLFMVTPTMQVEADAFNYDCVNNLGYINAQLVSDEAPVVLDKAILTQAPEEYEATTPLDVSTYISDNDILELPGLPPGVYWFNFSDECGNTLTRSIRVPENVPSVMIGDKQPDCSPGLGTVTISTHNPPLSGVKIMIAPPEFPYPLPYDASFNINSQGVFYMDGLPPGDYRFMGIDVCYNPDKPRYYVAKVEGYTINKNNLQVIPGCNSYDIILNYESNAAGETFWIQKQLSNGSWGHPETDYPYTEGSVPNNTTAIKIQSQETLTANGWSGIYRILRYHQAYAPVTGRKECIAIIHNFELYQGLQLLETNILSCPGDPISLEVVTNAVLPAQYTIIRRNNIPYLIQNGEDNIFTGLTEATYTVTISDSCGQNITVDITTQDATPLVVVNDPGTLFTCDVGNDGEDTFDLSFQNAGILGSQDPDEYTVTYHATQEEADAGTGVLPNTIVSGPATIYARVIRNDSPVCHETIAFALQLYQSPVLNITTPAAFCEGQTVTLTAPAGYAGYRWSNGAITEQIAVGTAGDYTVVVTNEHGCESSQTVTVVASPVPEIESIDVIDFAESNTITVNIKPNEVPMYPEYSLDGVTYQQSNVFENLLTGEYTVFVRDSFRCGFDQETVYVLDYPKFFTPNGDGTNDKWRIKFSTIQEPNMIVHVFDRFGKLVYSFDANDEGWDGSFEGAPLPATDYWFIVKRQSGREYRGHFSLVR, from the coding sequence ATGCCGGATATCGCAAACCCCGTAGGCCAAACTACAACTACATCAGTTACAGGGCTGGCGCCAGGTAACTATTATGTTACCGCCACGCAAAATTTGCCCGGCGGAGTTATTACAGCAACAGGGCAGGCGAGGATAAGAGATAATACACAGCTTGCCGCAACCATAATAAATACAACCCAGTTATGCATCGGTGAAGGTGGCGGTTCGTTTACTGTAAATGTAACATCAGGGGAAGCTGCTACATATGAAATTTTTTGGGGCCCTACTATCCGGCCGCCACAAACATCTTCTCTTTTTGAAAATCTCGCTCAGGGGTTCTACGGCGTTAAGATAACTGATATTTGCGGTAACGAAGTTGAGCTATATCCTACAGTTGCACCAGGTACAGTATTCTCGGTTGGACTACTTCAAGTTTTGCCAATATTTAATAGTTGTAATGAAGTTCTGACAAGGCTAGCTATCGGCAGTAACCCTAATGATGGTAATGCACCAATAGCGTATCCTATAACTGTAAAATATACCATACATAACGGCAGTTCTGACACTGTAATTGACCAGGTAATAACTTCTGGTGACCAGTGGTATTTGGAAGTATTTCAGCCACTCCCGTTTGTGTCATTTGATCAACTTGTTGATGTTGATGTAATGGTGTATCATCCTTGCGGACAAAGAGAATATACTGCCTTTGGTTCGCCACCGGGCCAAGTGCCAATAGCTATACCTAAGATTCAGGCTACAGGGGGCTACGGCCTTGCCGGCTGTGCACAAAAGTTTCTTAAGGTAAATGTTGCCAACTTTTCGCCACCCTATACAATTAATTTTTCTACAGCGCCCGCCGGTTTTAATCCATCTGCGGCAAATGCACAATACCCGGGCCCGTATACAGAGACTAACATACAATTTGGCAGCGAGGCCATGCCTGTGCCTGTAGGCCCGTATACCGCCGTAATTACAGATGCCTGCGGCCAAAGCAGAGATGTTCTTTTTATGGTTACACCAACAATGCAGGTTGAAGCAGACGCATTTAATTATGATTGCGTAAATAATCTTGGCTATATAAATGCACAGCTTGTAAGTGATGAGGCTCCTGTAGTGCTCGACAAAGCAATCCTTACGCAAGCCCCTGAAGAGTATGAAGCCACTACGCCGCTGGATGTAAGTACGTATATCAGTGATAACGATATCCTGGAGTTACCGGGCCTGCCCCCGGGTGTGTACTGGTTTAATTTTTCCGATGAATGCGGCAACACCCTCACCAGGTCAATACGTGTTCCGGAGAATGTACCTTCGGTAATGATAGGCGATAAGCAGCCTGACTGCAGCCCCGGGCTAGGCACTGTGACGATAAGTACGCACAACCCGCCGCTATCAGGAGTAAAGATTATGATTGCTCCGCCGGAGTTCCCGTATCCGCTGCCATATGATGCGTCCTTTAACATAAACAGCCAGGGCGTATTTTACATGGATGGCCTGCCACCGGGAGACTATCGTTTTATGGGCATAGATGTATGCTACAATCCGGATAAGCCAAGGTATTACGTAGCAAAAGTAGAAGGATATACAATTAATAAAAATAATTTGCAGGTTATTCCGGGCTGCAATAGTTATGACATTATCCTCAATTATGAAAGTAATGCTGCAGGGGAAACGTTCTGGATACAGAAACAGCTTTCTAACGGTAGCTGGGGCCATCCGGAAACGGATTATCCTTATACTGAAGGAAGTGTGCCTAATAATACTACGGCAATAAAAATACAATCGCAGGAAACCCTTACAGCAAACGGATGGTCAGGTATATATAGGATATTGCGGTACCATCAGGCTTATGCCCCTGTAACAGGACGAAAAGAATGTATTGCCATAATACATAATTTTGAGCTGTATCAGGGTCTACAGCTTTTGGAAACCAATATACTAAGCTGTCCCGGAGACCCCATAAGCCTTGAAGTGGTAACAAATGCTGTATTGCCGGCACAGTATACCATCATTCGCAGAAACAACATCCCGTATTTAATACAAAACGGGGAAGATAATATTTTCACAGGGCTTACTGAAGCCACATATACCGTAACCATATCAGACTCCTGCGGCCAGAATATTACTGTTGATATCACCACCCAGGATGCCACCCCACTTGTTGTGGTGAACGATCCCGGCACACTGTTTACCTGTGACGTAGGGAATGATGGCGAAGACACATTTGACCTCTCATTTCAAAATGCAGGCATACTGGGCAGCCAGGATCCGGATGAATATACTGTTACATACCACGCCACGCAGGAAGAAGCCGATGCAGGTACAGGCGTGCTGCCAAACACTATTGTTAGCGGACCGGCTACAATTTATGCACGTGTTATACGCAATGACAGCCCTGTATGCCATGAAACAATAGCCTTCGCACTTCAGCTTTACCAATCGCCTGTGCTTAATATTACTACACCGGCAGCATTCTGCGAAGGGCAGACGGTTACGCTTACCGCCCCGGCAGGTTATGCAGGTTACCGGTGGTCTAACGGTGCCATTACAGAGCAAATTGCTGTAGGGACGGCAGGAGATTACACCGTAGTTGTCACCAATGAACATGGCTGTGAATCTTCGCAGACAGTTACTGTGGTAGCCTCACCGGTACCTGAAATTGAAAGTATAGATGTGATTGATTTTGCTGAGAGCAATACCATTACCGTAAACATAAAGCCGAACGAGGTGCCGATGTACCCCGAGTATTCTCTTGATGGTGTAACTTACCAGCAGAGCAATGTTTTTGAGAATTTGCTGACGGGGGAATATACTGTATTTGTAAGGGATAGTTTCCGTTGCGGATTTGACCAGGAAACAGTATACGTATTGGACTACCCGAAATTCTTTACGCCAAACGGAGACGGCACAAATGACAAATGGCGTATAAAGTTCTCTACCATACAAGAGCCCAATATGATAGTACATGTTTTTGACCGTTTCGGTAAGCTTGTCTATTCATTTGATGCCAATGACGAAGGGTGGGATGGCAGCTTTGAGGGTGCCCCGCTGCCGGCAACCGACTACTGGTTTATTGTAAAACGCCAAAGCGGCCGTGAGTATCGCGGGCACTTCTCGCTGGTAAGGTAA